In Onychostoma macrolepis isolate SWU-2019 chromosome 04, ASM1243209v1, whole genome shotgun sequence, one DNA window encodes the following:
- the LOC131539187 gene encoding uncharacterized protein LOC131539187 has product MSILNDDLRSIILRALPSISKDTQEALTDVLLRSGQESTKDLKYVTQEDISDLLPPIQQQKLLEAFKNETGVVTLDLQIHPPTTPAVSSDSEHPCSSQSSLVSLSNPESSSSEDCGPSSIIKKTWPETFEVPWTLMPADIRSAVADGKRPSPATRRQMVRVLADEVRKYELNPTRSQCVTVCRNIIRQYPQSFADLRDNGQLLGNGYTSLLIQIKNRIENLNRTSNFCQHHSSGDGLKRGPTDTYGCTRFQPNLPPEETDETVEQKRQRMEEIYRRDGINGAERAEVNQLLETTFCLQRQQINMLPAPAIADLRKQWPYLFTQKGLYGHFELLADIKVLRVLELAMEECGRAIIEFFTNKPTNADVRAVLLQRPDLVPSFCVIQLLMAHFSESLEQLILLANAPASAADVERTLTLPAAPRLILLGTGETPGSSIQQWMISLEEHIICEGIQPSFLSGLAALFSTYYNLNLQYQAEAACTLEFIQRRFIGINPEKGTKAGGVISKRTGKVTQKKKTVNPRVSSLLKKLMDFEWDFI; this is encoded by the exons ATGAGTATTCTGAATGATGACCTGAGGAGCATCATCCTCAGAGCCCTGCCATCAATTTCCAAAGATACTCAAGAAGCATTGACAGATGTGCTATTAAGATCTGGACAGGAATCTACAAAAGACTTAAAATATGTCACACAAGAAGATATTTCTGACCTTCTGCCACCCATTCAGCAACAGAAGCTTCTGGAAGCCTTTAAAAATG aGACAGGGGTGGTCACTTTGGACTTGCAAATACACCCTCCCACTACTCCAGCAGTCAGCAGTGATTCAGAACACCCTTGCTCCAGTCAGTCAAGTCTAGTCTCACTCTCAAATCCTGAATCAAGCAGCTCTGAAGACTGTGGCCCATCCTCCATTATCAAAAAAACATGGCCAGAGACTTTTGAGGTGCCATGGACCCTCATGCCTGCAGACATTCGTTCAGCAGTTGCTGATGGCAAGAGGCCTTCACCAGCAACACGCCGACAGATGGTCAGAGTTTTAGCAGATGAGGTTAGGAAGTATGAGCTTAATCCAACACGCTCACAATGTGTCACTGTGTGTAGAAACATCATACGCCAGTATCCTCAGAGTTTTGCTGATCTACGTGACAATGGTCAGCTACTAGGAAATGGCTATACCTCACTCTTGATTCAAATTAAGAACCGAATTGAAAATTTGAACCGCACCAGTAACTTTTGTCAGCACCATTCATCTGGTGATGGATTAAAAAGAGGTCCTACTGATACCTATGGCTGCACCAGATTCCAGCCCAATCTCCCACCAGAGGAGACAGATGAAACAGTAGAGCAGAAACGTCAGCGGATGGAGGAGATATACCGTCGAGATGGTATAAATGGTGCAGAAAGAGCAGAAGTGAATCAACTCTTGGAAACGACCTTCTGCCTGCAGCGGCAACAAATTAATATGCTACCAGCACCAGCCATTGCGGATTTAAGAAAGCAATGGCCATACCTTTTTACTCAGAAAGGACTTTATGGTCATTTTGAGCTACTTGCTGATATCAAAGTTCTGCGTGTACTTGAGCTTGCCATGGAGGAGTGTGGCAGAGCCATCATAGAGTTCTTCACCAACAAACCCACTAATGCAGATGTCCGGGCTGTCCTTTTACAGCGCCCAGACCTCGTGCCATCTTTCTGCGTTATTCAGCTTCTTATGGCTCACTTCTCTGAGAGCCTGGAACAGTTAATTCTTCTTGCAAAC GCACCTGCCTCTGCTGCTGATGTAGAAAGGACACTCACACTACCTGCAGCTCCTCGGCTTATACTCCTTG gtACAGGTGAAACACCAGGAAGCAGTATCCAGCAGTGGATGATCAGCCTTGAGGAGCACATCATTTGCGAGGGCATCCAACCGTCTTTCCTGTCTGGGCTTGCAGCTCTTTTCTCTACTTACTACAATCTCAATCTTCAGTACCAAGCTGAAGCCGCATGCACACTGGAATTCATCCAAAG